The DNA segment CCATTATCGCACTATCGGCAGCTGCACAAGAGAATCTCATCCTGGAAGAAGTGGTAGTAACCGCTCAGAAACGCAAACAGTCTGTACAGGAGGTGCCAATTGCCATATCCACATTCGACAAAACAGCAATTCAACACCGGCGCATTAGCAACATAACAGACATCAGCCTGAGTGCGCCCAACGTGGAGATTGTCGACTCTCCTGCAAACACCACCGCTGCTACTATCGCTATTCGCGGCGCCTCACAAATCAGCCCGGCAATTACCTGGGAAAACTCAGTAGGAATTTATCTCGATGGTGTTTTCATGGGTAAAAATCTGGGTGCCGTCTTTGACATCGTCGAACTGGAACGAGTTGAAGTACTACGCGGCCCCCAGGGCACCTTATACGGTAAAAATACAGTGGGGGGTGCAGTGAATCTTATTACCCGTAAACCGGGTGATGAATTTAGCGGCTCCCTCATCGCCGAATTGGGCAGCGCGGGCTATTGGTCTGGGCGCGCCACGATAAACACACCGGATTGGAAGGGCTTGAAAAGCAGCCTGACACTCTTTAAGGCGGAACGTGACGGCTTCTCTGGCAACCGGCCAGACGAATTTGACAACCCCCTGGCGGCACCACCATCAAGCCATGAATTTCAAAACCTGGACGAGCAGGCCGCACGGTTGGCGTTGCAGTGGGATACCAGCGAAAACCTGGGTGTCAGCTACACCTTTGACTACAGTGATCAGGACAATAAACCCCGCTTTGGTCAACTGACTCAGATCAGCAGCAACTCCTACCTTTACTCTGGCATACAGGAGCCTTACCTCACCAGGGACGATGAGCGTGCAGACAAAGGGAGTAATGACTGGGCAATAGAGGAAGCATCGGAATCAACAGGCCATGCCCTTGATATACAGTGGCAGGGGGATAACACCACTTTGCGTTCTATCACAGCCTACCGAGAACTGGACTGGAACGACACAATTGATATCGATGGCACTGCCATTGATATCTTTCACTCAAGCCGGTACGTCAACTACGATGCGTTCTCTCAGGAGCTGCAATTGTCAGGCAACCTGGATCAACTGGATTACGTGGTTGGCGCTTACTATTTTGAAGAAGATGCAGATGTTTTAAACCCTATCACCTTCTTCGGTGCGTTTGGTAACCCGACTTCTCACAACCGCTACGGACTGGACACAAACTCTGTTGCGCTCTATGGGCAACTGGACTGGCGCCCTGCGATCTACGACGATCGTCTGACAGTGACTGCCGGCCTGCGCTGGACAGAAGAGAAGAAGGATCAGTACATTATCCACCCCAGTATATTCACCGCACAGGCAAGTGACACCTTTGACAACACCTCCCCGTCGATCGCACTAAACTGGTCCTTCACTGATGACATCAACGTCTACCTGCGCCATGCCAAGGGCTGGAAGTCGGGTGGCTTCAACGGCGAAGCCGCATTACCAGCGGAATTCTACCAAGGCTACAAGGATGAACAAGTGACCTCCTACGAGACAGGCCTGAAATCGATGCTTCTGAACGGACGTTTGCGACTGAACGGCGCTGTGTTCTACAACGAGTTTGACAATTTTCAACTATCGGTTTTTGAAGGTGAATTCGCTGCGTCTGTCATATTCAACGTACCAAAGTACGAAACAAAGGGCGTGGAGATCGAAGCGATCGCACTGGTCAATGAAGGCCTACAACTGACTGCGTCTTACGGGTACCTCAATGCACAGTACAAGAAGTTTCCTAACAACTTTACTTACTTCAATAAAGAAGATGCGGGTACACCCTATTCCCCAAAAAATTCTCTGACGCTAGGTATGGACTGGCGCATTGACCAGAAGACCTTCGGCCTGTGGGATTTACACATAGAATACAGCTACCGCGATGACTATGTACCCTTCATTGACCCAGACCAGAACGCAGCGTCGGCAATAAATGATCGCACACTGCTCAATGCCCGTCTGGCATTTGACGAGATAAAGCTGGGGAACAGTGGCACTCTATTGATTGCGCTGTGGGGACAAAATCTAACCGACGAGGACTACCGAATTAATACCATCCCCTTTGGCGGTGTTGATCAGCGTATTGATCCTAATAGCGGCAGTGGTGTTGGCTGGACAACCAGTTACTTCGGGGATCCACGCACTTATGGTATAGAGACTCGCTACAGTTTCTAGGCAGTAGATGACAGGCTGAAGGCCCAGACCGCACTGAATTTTTTATTTTTTTAAGAGGAGGAAAGCAAAGTCAATTGGACAAATAGGTGTGGCCGGGGTGATGGAGCAACTTTTGGGAACATTGTGGGCACAGTGATGCCCGCTCGAAGGTTTTGTATTATGTACTAATCGAAAAGAGCGTCCAATCCAACATGTAAGGTTCACCCACGACCTGTTTTGCAAGTATCCAAGCTTATGTGGAATCCGGGCCAATATAGCGGGTTTAGCGTAATAGTGGCTTTAGGTCGCCATCCCATTTAATCCCTCT comes from the Microbulbifer sp. MI-G genome and includes:
- a CDS encoding TonB-dependent receptor gives rise to the protein MPSQIIRRLLSSVVLAIIALSAAAQENLILEEVVVTAQKRKQSVQEVPIAISTFDKTAIQHRRISNITDISLSAPNVEIVDSPANTTAATIAIRGASQISPAITWENSVGIYLDGVFMGKNLGAVFDIVELERVEVLRGPQGTLYGKNTVGGAVNLITRKPGDEFSGSLIAELGSAGYWSGRATINTPDWKGLKSSLTLFKAERDGFSGNRPDEFDNPLAAPPSSHEFQNLDEQAARLALQWDTSENLGVSYTFDYSDQDNKPRFGQLTQISSNSYLYSGIQEPYLTRDDERADKGSNDWAIEEASESTGHALDIQWQGDNTTLRSITAYRELDWNDTIDIDGTAIDIFHSSRYVNYDAFSQELQLSGNLDQLDYVVGAYYFEEDADVLNPITFFGAFGNPTSHNRYGLDTNSVALYGQLDWRPAIYDDRLTVTAGLRWTEEKKDQYIIHPSIFTAQASDTFDNTSPSIALNWSFTDDINVYLRHAKGWKSGGFNGEAALPAEFYQGYKDEQVTSYETGLKSMLLNGRLRLNGAVFYNEFDNFQLSVFEGEFAASVIFNVPKYETKGVEIEAIALVNEGLQLTASYGYLNAQYKKFPNNFTYFNKEDAGTPYSPKNSLTLGMDWRIDQKTFGLWDLHIEYSYRDDYVPFIDPDQNAASAINDRTLLNARLAFDEIKLGNSGTLLIALWGQNLTDEDYRINTIPFGGVDQRIDPNSGSGVGWTTSYFGDPRTYGIETRYSF